CCTATTTTGAAGTATCTTTTACCAATACTGTTTCTTTTTGTTTTATTAAATGTAACTGCTCAGCAAAGCACTGCTAGTAAACAAGTATCGTCATTTACGATTGAGGCACCCCAACTGAAGACCACAAAAAAGATTTGGGTATATCTCCCTAAAAATTATGCGAGTACTACCAAAAAGTATCCCGTAATCTATATGCATGATGCACAAAATTTGTTTGATGCCACTACCTCTTATGTTGGAGAATGGAATATAGATGAAACCTTGGACAGCATCAATGCACAAGTTATTGTAATAGGAATAGAACATGGAGGTGACAAACGAATGGAGGAACTAACTCCGTTTAAACATGTAAAATATGGAGGTGGCAAAGCCGATGATTATTTGGATTTCATTGTCCAAACACTAAAACCAAAAATAGATGCTACCTATAGAACCAAAACAAGTACTAGAAACACCGCTATTTTTGGCAGTTCTCTTGGTGGATTAGTTTCTTTTTATGCTGCCATTAAATATCCAAATGTCTTTGGAAAAGTGGGGTGCTTTTCGCCTTCTTTTTGGTTTGGAAGAAAAGAGATGAATGATCTATTAGCAAAGACTAAAGATTTTAACGCTAAAGTATATTTCCTTTGTGGAGATAACGAAGGTGATGCTGATGTTATTCCGGATATGAAAAATGTGGAACATTGGGTTAACACTAAACGTTGTGAATGTAAAAAATTAAACAAAGAAGTAATCGTTAAAGGCGGACAGCACAATGAAAAACTGTGGAGAGAAAGCTTTAAAAAGGCTTACCTTTGGCTATTCTAAGTACGATGATAGAAGTACGAAGTAAAAAACATAAATAAAAACAAAATGAACAACAACGATATATTCAAAAAACTAAGAGTGGCGCTGCAATTACGTGATGACCAAATTGTAGAAATCCTGGAATTAGTAGATTTCAGAATGTCAAAAGGAGAAATAGGGAATCTTTTTCGCAACCAAGACCATGCTGATTTTATGGAATGTGGCGATCAAGTTTTGCGTAACTTCTTAAACGGTTTAGTGATTCATCTACGCGGTACCAAAGAGAATCCTAAAAACGCCATGGAGGTTATCAAACAAAATCAAGAAGTGGTTAGAAAAAATATTTCAGAAAAGGCTAAAACTGAATTCAAGCCCAAAGCAGAATTTAAACCTAAACCCAAAACAGATTTCAAAAAGAAGCCTTTCAATCCTAAAGATAAGAAACCCGCTCCAAAAATTGAAATTGTTGAAAAAGTTAAGTTTAAAAACGGGAAAAAATAATTTTTATATTAGGGTAAATTATATATTTGACTGTTATTAAGTGACTAACCAACTATAAAAACAGATGAATGTAATTAGTAAACTAATGATTGCAGGTCTTGCAATTATTTCTTTCTCTTGTAGTAATGAAAATGGAAGCACTACAACTTCAAAAACTACAGTAGCAACAACATTAGCTACTACTCCAAAGAAATTTTTATTTGACGCTACTAAAGCTGAAACTGCTGGAAATGCGGATTGGGTTTTAGATGCCGATTCTTCACCGCAACGTTTCCCAACTCCAGCTCAATCCAACATTACAGCTTCAACGACGGAAAGTTTTTGGAGAGGTGGATTGTCTTCTTGGGGAATTGCTTTGGCCAAATTAGGGCATACTGTTGAAACTTTACCATCAGGAACTGCTATTACTTATGGAGGAACTGGAGCTCAAGATTTAAAAAACTACGATGTATTTGTTGTGGATGAGCCAAATACAAGATTCACTGCTGCTGAGAAAACAGCCATTTTAAATTTTGTTAAAAATGGGGGTGGTTTATTTATGATTTCTGATCATACCGTTTCAGATAGAAACAATGACGGTTGGGATTCACCAGCTATTTGGAATGATTTGATGTCTACAAATTCAGTACAAACAAATCCTTTTGGAATTACTATTACTTTAAATAATATTTCAGAAACTACATCTAACAGATTAAGTACTACTACAAATCCGATATTGAATGGTTCACAAGGTACTGTAACGCAATTAAAATACTCTAACGGAGCTACAATGTCAATCAATACCACTGCCAATGCAACGGCTCAAGGTTTAATTTGGAGAGGAAGTTCCTCACAAGGCACTTCTAACATTATGTGTGCTACTGCTACATTCGGAACTGGAAGAGTTGTAGTAATTGGCGACAGCTCACCTGCTGATGATGGAACAGGTGCTACGGGCGATACTTTATATCCAGGTTGGACAGAATTAGCTTCACACTCAAGATTGCATCTGAATGCTTCGCTTTGGTTGGCTAAGTTGTAAAAAACATAAATTCTTATAAAACAAAAAATCCTGAGTTACAACTCAGGATTTTTTTATGCTTGTCTTAATCGTTTTTGTTCTCGTGCCAATAAAGTATTTTTCAAAAGCATCGCAATGGTCATTGGTCCTACACCACCTGGAACAGGTGTTATATAAGAAGCTTTTTTAGAAACAGCATCAAAATCTACATCACCAGTGATTCGATAGCCTCTTGGGTCAGTTTCGTCTGCTACACGGGTAATTCCAACGTCAATTACCACTGCATCATCTTTTATCATTTCTGCTTTTAGATAATTAGGGACACCCAAAGCCGTTATTATGATATCAGCTTGAGTAGTGATTTGAGCAATATTTTTAGTATAACTATGTGTGAGGGTTACCGTAGAATTTCCAGGAAAACCTTTTCTTCCCATCAAAATACTCATGGGTCTTCCAACGATGTGGCTTCTACCAATTACAACAGTATGTTTTCCTTTGGTTTCTACATTATATCTTTCTAACAATTCTAAAATTCCAAAAGGTGTAGCCGGAATAAAAGTAGTCATATCTAAAGCCATCTTACCAAAGTTTTCAGGGTGAAATCCATCTACGTCTTTACTTGGATCAATAGCCATAATTATTTTTTGAGTATCAATCTGATCTGGTAATGGTAACTGAACAATGAACCCATCGATGTTGTCATCTTCATTGAGTTCGGCTATTTTTTTTAAAAGTTCGGTTTCTGAGGTTGTGCTTGGCATTTTGACTAAAGTCGATTCAAATCCGACCAATTCACAAGCTTTTACTTTGCTGCTTACGTAAGTTAAACTGGCTCCATCATTGCCAACAATTATGGCTGCTAAATGGGGCACCTTTTCACCATTGGATTTCATTTTGTCAACTTCGGCTGTGATTTCATTTTTGATATCACTCGAAATTTTTTTTCCGTCTAATAACTTCATCTTAGTGTTGTTGTTTTTTATAAAAAAGACGCGATAAATCGCGTCTCTACTTTTTTATTTCATTCCACTCATCATCTTCATCAGATTCTTTCCGCCACCGCCTTGCATCATTTTCATCATTTTGCTCATTTGGTCGAATTGTTTCATCAGTTGATTTACTTCTTCTATTTTTCTTCCTGAACCTTTTGCGATTCTGGTTTTTCTTTTCATATCGATGATAGAAGGTTTAGTTCTTTCTTTAGGTGTCATCGAGTAAATAATTGCTTCAATATGTTTGAAAGCATCATCTTCAATCTCTACATCTTTCAAAGCTTTTCCTGCCCCTGGAATCATCCCGACAAGATCTTTCATATTCCCCATTTTTTTCACTTGTTGAATTTGGGTTAAGAAATCATCGAATCCAAATTCGTTTTTGGCGATTTTCTTTTGAATTTTTCTAGCTTCTTCTTCGTCGTATTGTTCTTGTGCTCTTTCAACTAAAGAAACTACGTCTCCCATTCCGAGAATTCTTTCCGCCATACGCGATGGATAGAACACATCTATGGCCTCCATTTTTTCTCCCGTTCCAATAAACTTAATAGGTTTATCAACAACTGATTTAATAGAAATGGCAGCTCCACCACGAGTATCCCCATCTAATTTAGTTAGAATTACACCATCAAAATTTAATCTGTCATTGAATGCTTTAGCCGTGTTCACAGCATCTTGTCCAGTCATGGCATCCACAACAAACAATGTTTCTTGAGGTTTGATAGCGGCATGAACATTAGCAATTTCATTCATCATTTCCTCATCAATAGCCAAACGACCAGCGGTATCAACGATAACAACATTAAAACCATTTGACTTTGCGTGCTGAATGGCATTCAATGCTATTTGAACTGCATTTTTATTTTCTGGTTCTGAATATACTTCAACTCCAATTTGATCTCCAACCACATGCAACTGATTGATTGCAGCAGGACGATAGATATCACAAGCGACCAAAAGAGGTTTTTTGTTCTTTTTTGTTTTAAGATAATTGGCTAATTTTCCAGAGAAAGTTGTTTTACCTGAACCTTGTAACCCTGACATTAAAATCACAGTTGGATTTCCTGAGAGGTTTATTCCTGTGGCATCCCCTCCCATTAATTCCGTTAATTCGTCTTTTACAATTTTTACTAATAGCTGCCCAGGCTGTAATGTGGTTAATACATTTTCACCAATAGCTTTTTCTTTAACTTTTGTGGTAAAATCTTTGGCGATTTTAAAATTAACATCGGCATCAAGTAAAGCACGACGAACTTCTTTTAAAGTTTCGGCTACATTGACTTCGGTAATTTTTCCATGTCCCTTTAGGATATGAAATGCTTTATCTAGTTTATCACTTAAATTATTGAACATATGCTGAATTACTTTTAATGAAGTGCAAATTTAAGGATTTGATTTAGAACTTTTGTGATTGAACAAATAAAAAAACCATTCATTTAAATGAATGGTTTTTTGGTGAAAAATATATCTATTTTTAATCTTAATTTATAAAACACTTATTAAAAATCACCACTATCAATGCGACTATTACTGACCAAATAAGTATTTGAAAAACAGTAGTGTTAGTGTTATTTTTTATAATGCTTTCTTCTTTTTCAATATTTTTTTGAAAATTATAGTTTTCTTCTTTTAAATGTTTTTTGTGTAAAAGTTTCATCAATATTCTTATTAATTACTTCTAATTCTTTTTGAGATCCAAATAATGAATTTCACTACCACCACCACTTAAATGTTTTAAGTGAATTATAGACGGGTTATATTCAGTAACTATCCAATCTTTTACTAGTTCATGCAGATTAGAATCACTAAAAGTCAAGTTCAATTTATTTTGACCGCTACTGCTACTTGTGTAGTATGACCAAGTTCCACTACTAGTTACGGCATTTTTAGTAACATTTGTTGTTCCGCCATTTATAAAAGTAAAATTGTATCCTGTGTAATGGTAAGTTTCATTTTCTCCTTCACTGAAGTAGTACACATACCAAGAACCTGAATTTAAAATAGATTGAAAAGTTGGATTTGAAGTTGAAGGCTCAGTACAAGAATCAATTGAACTATCAATAAAAGTCTCCAATTCTACATTTGAATTGATGACTATATTTTGTCCATTAGCATCTTTCATTGAAATTGGATAAACAATTGATGTAATGGTACCATTTGACAAAGAAGCAATAACATTATATAATTGCTGATTACTTTGAATAGTAATCGTATTAGCAACCTGATTGTTACTATCATATACATTCATTGCTATTGGCCAATTAAAAGAAATACAATCA
The window above is part of the Flavobacterium sp. N1994 genome. Proteins encoded here:
- a CDS encoding alpha/beta hydrolase; translation: MKYLLPILFLFVLLNVTAQQSTASKQVSSFTIEAPQLKTTKKIWVYLPKNYASTTKKYPVIYMHDAQNLFDATTSYVGEWNIDETLDSINAQVIVIGIEHGGDKRMEELTPFKHVKYGGGKADDYLDFIVQTLKPKIDATYRTKTSTRNTAIFGSSLGGLVSFYAAIKYPNVFGKVGCFSPSFWFGRKEMNDLLAKTKDFNAKVYFLCGDNEGDADVIPDMKNVEHWVNTKRCECKKLNKEVIVKGGQHNEKLWRESFKKAYLWLF
- a CDS encoding DUF1456 family protein gives rise to the protein MNNNDIFKKLRVALQLRDDQIVEILELVDFRMSKGEIGNLFRNQDHADFMECGDQVLRNFLNGLVIHLRGTKENPKNAMEVIKQNQEVVRKNISEKAKTEFKPKAEFKPKPKTDFKKKPFNPKDKKPAPKIEIVEKVKFKNGKK
- a CDS encoding bifunctional 5,10-methylenetetrahydrofolate dehydrogenase/5,10-methenyltetrahydrofolate cyclohydrolase translates to MKLLDGKKISSDIKNEITAEVDKMKSNGEKVPHLAAIIVGNDGASLTYVSSKVKACELVGFESTLVKMPSTTSETELLKKIAELNEDDNIDGFIVQLPLPDQIDTQKIIMAIDPSKDVDGFHPENFGKMALDMTTFIPATPFGILELLERYNVETKGKHTVVIGRSHIVGRPMSILMGRKGFPGNSTVTLTHSYTKNIAQITTQADIIITALGVPNYLKAEMIKDDAVVIDVGITRVADETDPRGYRITGDVDFDAVSKKASYITPVPGGVGPMTIAMLLKNTLLAREQKRLRQA
- the ffh gene encoding signal recognition particle protein; its protein translation is MFNNLSDKLDKAFHILKGHGKITEVNVAETLKEVRRALLDADVNFKIAKDFTTKVKEKAIGENVLTTLQPGQLLVKIVKDELTELMGGDATGINLSGNPTVILMSGLQGSGKTTFSGKLANYLKTKKNKKPLLVACDIYRPAAINQLHVVGDQIGVEVYSEPENKNAVQIALNAIQHAKSNGFNVVIVDTAGRLAIDEEMMNEIANVHAAIKPQETLFVVDAMTGQDAVNTAKAFNDRLNFDGVILTKLDGDTRGGAAISIKSVVDKPIKFIGTGEKMEAIDVFYPSRMAERILGMGDVVSLVERAQEQYDEEEARKIQKKIAKNEFGFDDFLTQIQQVKKMGNMKDLVGMIPGAGKALKDVEIEDDAFKHIEAIIYSMTPKERTKPSIIDMKRKTRIAKGSGRKIEEVNQLMKQFDQMSKMMKMMQGGGGKNLMKMMSGMK